A genomic segment from Klebsiella africana encodes:
- a CDS encoding TonB-dependent receptor, whose protein sequence is MHTTHYSSFPLRKTLLALAIGAASQTAMAADAAAAKQPGEETLIVEANETSDFKSGGDLVVPAFLDGQIAHGGRLGMLGEQKAMDVPFNVIGYTSKLIQDQQAKTIADVVSNDAGVQAVQGYGNFAETYRIRGFKLDGDDMTMGGLAGVVPRQVMDTQMLERVEIFKGANSLLNGAASSGVGGMINLEPKRAEDLPTARVGVDYTSDSQVGGTLDLGRRFGDNNQFGARVNLVHREGEGAIDNDKRRTTLASLGLDYRGDRFRSSLDFGYQKKTFHGGTMGVNISGVDFVPTLPDNSKNYSQKWGYSDIESEFGMAKAEYDLTDSWTVYSALGGQHSHEIGTYSAPKLLNKNGDATVGRLDTNRIIDAISGMGGVRGDFNTGAISHKVNLGYAAQVHTDATAWRMSARNPTTNIYDNHDVAMPDNAYFGGNYHDPLVTSRSRTQGWLLSDTLGFFNDKVLFTAAARHQKVVVRNYSNATGLEDTSSRYTQSRWMPTFGLVYKPWEQLSLYANHTEALQPGSVAPTTAANAGQSTGIAHSKQDEVGVKIDYGTIGGSLALFEIKKPNAISDTAGNYGLDGEQRNRGVEMNVFGEPMLGLRLNASTVWLDAKQTKTAEGATDGKDAIGVANFYAVLGAEYDIKPVEGLTATARVNHSGSQYADAANTKKLDSYTTLDLGLRYRMRLNADQNEMIWRVGVTNVTNEKYWSGIDDTGTYLFEGDPRTVRVSMSYDF, encoded by the coding sequence ATGCACACCACGCACTATTCATCCTTCCCGCTGCGTAAAACGCTGCTGGCCTTAGCCATCGGCGCCGCCAGTCAAACGGCGATGGCCGCGGACGCTGCCGCCGCGAAGCAGCCTGGCGAAGAGACCCTCATCGTCGAGGCTAACGAAACCAGCGATTTTAAATCCGGCGGCGACCTGGTGGTTCCGGCATTCCTCGATGGCCAGATCGCCCACGGCGGCCGTCTGGGGATGCTTGGCGAACAAAAAGCGATGGACGTCCCGTTTAACGTCATCGGCTATACCTCGAAGCTGATTCAGGATCAGCAGGCGAAAACTATCGCCGATGTCGTCAGTAACGACGCTGGCGTGCAGGCCGTACAGGGCTACGGCAACTTCGCCGAGACCTATCGAATCCGCGGGTTTAAGCTCGATGGCGACGACATGACCATGGGCGGCCTGGCGGGCGTGGTGCCGCGTCAGGTGATGGACACCCAGATGCTGGAGCGCGTTGAAATTTTCAAAGGGGCTAACAGCCTGCTTAACGGCGCGGCCAGCAGCGGCGTCGGCGGGATGATTAACCTCGAGCCGAAGCGGGCGGAAGATCTGCCGACCGCACGCGTTGGCGTCGACTATACCTCTGATTCTCAGGTGGGCGGCACCCTCGACCTGGGGCGCCGTTTCGGCGACAACAACCAGTTCGGCGCCCGGGTCAACCTGGTGCACCGCGAGGGTGAAGGCGCTATCGATAATGATAAACGCCGTACCACGCTGGCTTCGCTGGGGCTTGATTACCGCGGCGACCGTTTCCGCTCCTCGCTCGATTTCGGCTATCAGAAGAAAACGTTCCACGGCGGTACGATGGGCGTCAATATCAGCGGCGTGGATTTCGTTCCGACGCTGCCGGACAACAGCAAAAACTACAGCCAGAAGTGGGGCTATAGCGATATTGAAAGCGAGTTCGGCATGGCGAAGGCAGAATATGACCTGACCGATAGCTGGACGGTATACAGCGCCCTCGGCGGCCAGCATTCGCATGAAATTGGTACCTACAGCGCGCCGAAGCTTCTGAATAAAAACGGCGATGCGACGGTGGGCCGCCTGGATACTAACCGCATTATCGACGCGATCAGCGGCATGGGCGGGGTACGCGGCGATTTCAATACCGGCGCGATTTCGCATAAGGTGAACCTCGGCTATGCGGCGCAGGTGCATACCGATGCGACCGCCTGGCGGATGTCGGCCAGAAACCCGACCACTAATATCTATGACAATCATGATGTGGCGATGCCGGATAACGCCTATTTTGGCGGCAACTACCACGATCCGCTGGTCACCTCGCGCAGCCGTACGCAGGGCTGGCTGCTGAGTGATACCCTCGGCTTCTTTAACGATAAAGTGCTGTTTACCGCCGCTGCTCGTCATCAGAAAGTGGTTGTGCGCAACTACAGCAACGCCACCGGGCTGGAAGATACCTCTTCGCGTTATACCCAAAGCCGCTGGATGCCGACGTTTGGCCTGGTGTACAAGCCGTGGGAGCAGCTGTCGCTGTATGCTAACCATACCGAAGCGCTGCAGCCGGGCTCTGTGGCGCCGACGACGGCGGCCAATGCCGGGCAGAGTACCGGGATCGCGCACTCGAAGCAGGACGAAGTGGGCGTCAAGATCGACTACGGTACGATCGGAGGATCGCTGGCGCTGTTTGAAATCAAAAAACCGAACGCCATTTCCGATACCGCTGGCAATTACGGCCTCGACGGCGAGCAGCGTAACCGCGGCGTAGAGATGAACGTCTTTGGCGAGCCGATGCTGGGACTGCGTCTTAACGCCAGTACCGTCTGGCTGGATGCCAAACAGACTAAAACCGCTGAAGGCGCAACCGACGGTAAAGATGCCATCGGGGTGGCTAACTTCTACGCGGTACTCGGCGCCGAATATGACATCAAGCCGGTGGAAGGCCTGACCGCCACCGCGCGCGTCAATCATAGCGGCTCGCAGTATGCCGATGCGGCCAATACCAAGAAGCTGGATAGCTACACCACCCTGGATTTAGGCCTGCGCTATCGTATGCGTCTGAACGCCGACCAGAACGAAATGATCTGGCGCGTCGGGGTGACCAACGTGACCAACGAGAAGTACTGGTCTGGCATTGACGATACCGGTACTTACCTGTTCGAAGGCGATCCGCGTACCGTCCGCGTCTCAATGAGCTACGACTTCTGA
- a CDS encoding YncE family protein — translation MKYTLPALTLAISAALSGCATPHSSAVSQPVVDSPVPNVAQPLQRQLAEGLYEMALSPQGDTLYVASAEGFKNVQGGAVYTLDPHTLNTIGLTHTDLKNFALQLSAEGKTLYVSNSLDGGISAIDTATGTVKNRLLFSERNEKGRPYGARQLLLLNNTLYVGAVADPAQIWVVDATTLKLKTRIKNTGKWMTGLHYSAQTGRVYAANGSGEILVINPRNQRIEQRWKPLGDKPALLLNMAEDSDTGRLFVTDNSKAKTTLVLDIHSGKLLKQLDVGDSLAVQFNKKRHEIYISQRESGKVISLDASRYTLKKSWALPANPNSLLLSADGQTLFVTVKQPFNKDHSTKGPDSVVRIDLNAQ, via the coding sequence ATGAAATACACACTTCCGGCGTTGACGCTGGCCATCAGCGCGGCGTTAAGCGGCTGCGCGACGCCTCATTCCTCTGCCGTTTCCCAACCGGTTGTCGACTCGCCAGTCCCTAACGTGGCGCAACCGCTGCAGCGCCAGCTAGCGGAAGGGCTGTACGAGATGGCGTTAAGCCCGCAGGGTGATACGCTGTACGTCGCCAGCGCTGAAGGCTTTAAAAATGTGCAGGGCGGGGCGGTTTACACACTGGATCCGCACACCCTCAATACCATCGGCCTGACGCATACCGATCTGAAAAACTTCGCTTTACAGCTCTCTGCGGAGGGTAAAACGCTGTATGTCAGCAATTCGCTGGACGGCGGCATCAGCGCTATCGACACCGCCACCGGCACGGTAAAAAACCGCCTGCTGTTCAGCGAGCGCAATGAAAAAGGTCGCCCTTATGGGGCCCGTCAGCTGCTGTTGCTGAATAATACTCTCTACGTTGGCGCGGTCGCCGACCCGGCGCAAATCTGGGTGGTTGACGCCACTACCCTGAAGCTGAAAACGCGGATTAAAAATACCGGTAAATGGATGACCGGCCTGCACTACTCCGCGCAAACCGGTCGCGTGTACGCCGCTAACGGCAGCGGTGAAATTCTGGTGATCAACCCGCGTAACCAACGCATTGAACAGCGCTGGAAGCCGCTGGGCGACAAGCCGGCGCTGCTGCTTAATATGGCCGAAGATAGCGACACCGGCCGTCTGTTCGTGACCGACAACTCGAAAGCGAAAACCACTCTGGTGCTGGATATCCACAGCGGCAAGCTGCTTAAACAGCTCGACGTCGGCGATTCGCTGGCGGTGCAGTTCAATAAGAAACGCCACGAAATTTATATTTCACAGCGTGAATCCGGCAAGGTCATCAGCCTTGACGCCAGCCGCTACACGCTGAAGAAAAGCTGGGCGCTGCCGGCCAATCCCAACAGCCTGCTGCTTTCCGCCGATGGTCAGACGCTGTTTGTCACCGTCAAACAGCCCTTCAATAAAGACCACTCCACTAAAGGCCCGGACAGCGTCGTACGTATCGACCTGAACGCGCAATAA
- a CDS encoding aldehyde dehydrogenase family protein: protein MSEITLLAEVTAFLRQPHGQFIAGQHEAGRGAPFAVINPATGQAIAEVTAADVGQADRAMESARQAFNQWREMPTLARGALLLKLADALAEHREALAQLESLCSGKTIMLARMLELDQSVAFLRYFAGWAGKVTGETLDVSLPSMNGEKYTAFTRRQPLGVVVGIVPWNFSIMIAIWKLAAALVCGCTIVLKPSEYTPLTLLRVAELAKAVGIPDGVINVVNGAGGEIAQRLIAHPACAKVSFTGSVATGEKVQQSASAFGKRVTLELGGKNAALFLDDLTPEAMVNGIIEAGYLNQGQICAAAERFYLPEGKLDVVLALLKDKLSAFAPGSPLDERTLMGPLANRQQYEKVLKLIQTARDEGDTIVCGGEALPGEGYFLQPTAVKVRSEASTLMREETFGPVCSFIGYRSEEEALARINASPYGLAASVWSDNIRQALRYSEAIEAGIVWVNMHTFLDPAVPFGGMKGSGIGREFGSAFIDDYTELKSVMVRY from the coding sequence ATGAGCGAGATAACCTTACTGGCGGAAGTGACCGCCTTTTTACGCCAGCCGCACGGGCAGTTTATTGCTGGTCAACATGAAGCGGGCCGCGGCGCGCCGTTCGCGGTGATCAACCCGGCGACCGGACAGGCGATTGCTGAGGTCACGGCGGCGGATGTCGGCCAGGCGGATCGCGCGATGGAGAGCGCCCGCCAGGCGTTTAATCAGTGGCGCGAGATGCCGACGCTGGCGCGCGGCGCGCTGCTGCTGAAGCTGGCGGATGCCCTGGCCGAACATCGTGAAGCGCTGGCGCAGCTGGAAAGTCTCTGCTCCGGTAAAACCATCATGCTGGCGCGGATGCTCGAGCTGGATCAATCGGTGGCGTTCCTGCGCTACTTCGCCGGCTGGGCGGGGAAAGTCACCGGCGAAACGCTGGATGTCTCGCTCCCCTCCATGAATGGTGAGAAATATACCGCCTTTACCCGCCGCCAGCCGCTGGGGGTGGTGGTCGGCATCGTGCCGTGGAACTTCTCCATCATGATTGCCATCTGGAAGCTGGCGGCGGCCCTGGTCTGCGGCTGCACCATCGTCCTCAAGCCAAGCGAGTATACGCCGCTGACGCTGCTGCGCGTGGCGGAGCTGGCGAAAGCGGTGGGTATCCCGGATGGGGTGATTAACGTGGTCAACGGCGCCGGCGGCGAGATTGCCCAGCGGCTGATCGCGCATCCGGCCTGCGCCAAGGTGAGCTTCACCGGTTCGGTGGCCACCGGTGAAAAAGTCCAGCAGTCGGCCAGCGCTTTCGGTAAACGGGTAACCCTTGAACTGGGAGGCAAAAACGCCGCGCTGTTCCTCGATGACCTGACGCCGGAGGCGATGGTCAACGGCATTATTGAAGCCGGCTATCTGAACCAGGGGCAGATTTGCGCCGCTGCGGAGCGTTTTTATCTGCCGGAGGGCAAACTGGATGTGGTGCTGGCGCTGCTGAAAGACAAACTCAGCGCCTTCGCGCCGGGATCGCCGCTGGATGAACGGACGCTGATGGGGCCGCTGGCCAACCGCCAGCAGTACGAGAAAGTGCTCAAACTGATCCAGACCGCCCGCGACGAGGGCGATACCATCGTCTGCGGCGGCGAAGCGCTGCCCGGCGAGGGCTATTTCCTGCAGCCGACGGCGGTCAAAGTCCGCAGCGAAGCGAGCACCCTGATGCGCGAAGAGACCTTCGGTCCGGTGTGCAGCTTTATCGGCTATCGCAGTGAAGAAGAGGCGCTGGCGCGGATCAATGCCTCACCGTATGGCCTGGCGGCCAGCGTCTGGTCGGATAATATTCGTCAGGCGCTACGCTACTCGGAGGCCATTGAGGCCGGCATCGTATGGGTCAATATGCATACCTTCCTCGACCCGGCGGTACCGTTCGGCGGCATGAAGGGCTCGGGCATCGGGCGCGAATTCGGCAGCGCGTTTATCGATGATTATACGGAGCTGAAGTCGGTGATGGTGCGCTATTAA
- a CDS encoding NAD(P)/FAD-dependent oxidoreductase, with product MNIKIDALNYYGATKKYQLHFPALREDIEADVVIIGGGFSGINTALELAEQGITNVVVLEARHLGYGGTGRNGGQVMAGIGHDIEAVKKHVGKEGLETLFKIANLGAGIIRERIRKYNIDADFVPGYGYLAYNQRQLKTLRQWEKEFKAATPDEEIELYTGKEVQQVVGSEVYCGALKHMGGGQIHSLNMLLGSAQAAHSLGVKIFESSPVVEVTYGKQVRVRTAMGSVKAAKLLWACDSFLNNMEPEIYNKTLVTYSYQVSTEPLSDELIERISPLRGAFSDIRPVINYYRVTRENRLLFGSATRFVEYTPNDFAAWNRTLLAEVFPYLKDVKIDFAWGGPMACSANLFPQIGTLRDHNNVFYVQGYSGFGVTPSHIVCKILAEGINGGSDRYRLLSSIPHATIHGRDSLRLLLVTAGKLMHQTAGFWKGRS from the coding sequence ATGAATATTAAAATCGATGCGCTGAACTACTACGGCGCGACGAAGAAATACCAGCTCCATTTTCCGGCGCTGCGGGAAGATATTGAAGCCGATGTGGTGATTATCGGCGGCGGCTTCTCTGGCATTAACACCGCCCTTGAGCTGGCGGAACAGGGGATCACCAACGTGGTGGTGCTGGAAGCGCGCCATCTCGGCTACGGCGGCACCGGGCGCAATGGCGGCCAGGTGATGGCCGGGATCGGTCACGATATCGAAGCGGTGAAAAAACACGTCGGCAAAGAGGGGCTGGAGACGCTGTTTAAAATCGCCAACCTCGGCGCGGGCATCATTCGCGAACGCATCCGCAAATACAACATCGACGCCGATTTCGTCCCCGGCTACGGCTATCTCGCCTATAACCAGCGACAGCTCAAAACGCTGCGCCAGTGGGAAAAGGAGTTTAAAGCCGCCACCCCCGATGAAGAAATCGAACTGTATACCGGGAAAGAGGTGCAGCAGGTGGTCGGCTCCGAGGTCTACTGCGGCGCGCTGAAACATATGGGCGGCGGGCAGATCCACTCCCTGAATATGCTGCTCGGTTCGGCGCAGGCCGCCCACTCGCTGGGGGTGAAGATTTTCGAATCCTCGCCGGTGGTGGAGGTGACTTATGGCAAACAGGTGCGGGTGCGCACCGCGATGGGCAGCGTCAAAGCCGCCAAACTACTGTGGGCCTGCGACAGCTTCCTCAACAATATGGAGCCGGAGATCTACAACAAGACGCTGGTCACTTACTCCTACCAGGTGTCGACCGAGCCGCTCTCCGATGAACTGATCGAGCGCATCAGCCCGCTGCGCGGCGCCTTCAGCGATATTCGTCCGGTGATTAACTACTATCGCGTCACTCGTGAAAACCGCCTGCTGTTCGGCAGCGCCACCCGCTTTGTGGAGTATACACCGAACGATTTCGCCGCCTGGAATCGCACCCTGCTGGCAGAGGTCTTCCCCTATCTCAAGGATGTGAAGATTGATTTCGCCTGGGGCGGGCCGATGGCCTGTAGCGCCAACCTGTTCCCGCAGATCGGCACCTTACGCGATCACAACAACGTCTTTTACGTCCAGGGGTACTCCGGCTTCGGCGTCACCCCGTCGCACATCGTATGCAAAATCCTCGCCGAAGGGATCAACGGCGGTTCCGACCGCTATCGTCTGCTGAGCAGCATCCCCCACGCGACCATCCACGGCCGTGACAGTCTGCGCTTGCTATTAGTCACCGCCGGAAAACTGATGCATCAAACCGCCGGTTTCTGGAAAGGCCGGAGTTAA
- a CDS encoding cupin domain-containing protein, producing MHAFKLKHPVPDLQPIGSVSLLGATPTAGDPQVAGAMIYGEPQDAFTCGLFSSTEGSFTMTYPFTEHATVLEGEVELTVAGGEPQRFAPGDSWFVKQGTEVEWKILTPRFVKHYLANVETR from the coding sequence ATGCACGCTTTTAAACTTAAACACCCGGTACCTGATCTGCAGCCGATCGGCAGCGTCAGCCTGCTCGGCGCGACGCCGACCGCAGGTGACCCGCAGGTAGCGGGCGCGATGATCTACGGCGAGCCGCAGGACGCCTTTACCTGCGGACTGTTTTCGTCCACAGAGGGGAGCTTTACCATGACCTATCCGTTTACCGAACACGCCACCGTCCTGGAGGGCGAAGTGGAGCTGACCGTCGCCGGCGGCGAGCCGCAGCGCTTTGCGCCGGGCGACAGCTGGTTTGTCAAACAGGGCACCGAAGTGGAGTGGAAAATTCTGACGCCGCGCTTTGTGAAGCACTACCTGGCGAACGTCGAGACCCGCTAA
- a CDS encoding APC family permease yields the protein MFSNRLASHLERGVVGFPTTLASSVGLIMASPVILTVTSGFGMGGDTFALAVLLAFIMMQAQVTTFAEAATLIPTTGSVYDYISCGMGRFFAITGALCAYLIVHIFAGTAETILAGIMALVNFESINAQMAARQNTWMVGVGMVVIFGLLNAIGVEIFGKVEVVLTFGMWTTLTIFGLCGIFMAPVTHLSGWFGTPLNVSDINGLFGYIGMAMFMFVGCELVTPMAPEIKQAHRTIPRAMALGLLGVASCMFIYGAAINRQVENTVLDAANNVHLLDTPMAIPAFAERVMGHAGQYWLGVGLLLAGCATINTLMAAVPRIIYGMALDGALPRFLTWLHPRFKTPVIAIAIGVAIPCLHAWYLNGDLDRIVPLILAAVCAWGVAYLLVTLSVVMLRIRRPDLPRAYRSPWFPLPQIISSVGIIIAIVNITPPGMDSRQVLVPFGIMLGLTAAYALFWTVCVQRVNPFKPLVVEEVVERAISNYEKQTRGEMTPDVLRPLV from the coding sequence ATGTTTAGTAACAGACTCGCCAGCCATCTTGAGCGCGGCGTCGTCGGCTTCCCGACCACCCTCGCCAGCTCCGTCGGGCTGATCATGGCCAGCCCGGTGATCCTGACGGTGACCAGCGGCTTCGGCATGGGCGGCGATACCTTCGCGCTGGCGGTACTGCTGGCCTTTATTATGATGCAGGCGCAGGTCACCACCTTCGCCGAGGCAGCGACGCTGATCCCCACCACCGGTTCGGTGTACGACTATATCTCCTGCGGCATGGGCCGCTTCTTCGCCATTACCGGCGCGCTGTGCGCCTATCTGATCGTGCATATTTTCGCCGGGACGGCGGAGACGATCCTGGCGGGCATTATGGCGCTGGTGAACTTCGAGTCGATCAACGCCCAGATGGCCGCTCGCCAGAACACCTGGATGGTCGGCGTCGGCATGGTGGTGATTTTCGGCCTGCTCAACGCCATCGGCGTGGAAATCTTCGGCAAGGTCGAAGTGGTGCTGACCTTCGGCATGTGGACCACGCTGACCATTTTCGGCCTGTGCGGCATTTTTATGGCGCCGGTCACCCATCTTTCCGGCTGGTTCGGCACGCCGCTGAACGTTAGCGATATCAACGGCCTGTTCGGCTATATCGGCATGGCGATGTTTATGTTCGTCGGTTGCGAACTGGTGACGCCGATGGCGCCGGAGATCAAACAGGCCCACCGCACCATACCGCGGGCGATGGCGCTGGGCCTGCTGGGGGTTGCCAGCTGCATGTTTATCTACGGCGCGGCGATTAACCGCCAGGTGGAGAACACCGTGCTCGACGCGGCCAACAACGTCCATCTGCTGGATACGCCGATGGCGATCCCGGCCTTCGCCGAGCGAGTGATGGGCCACGCCGGCCAGTACTGGCTCGGGGTCGGCCTGCTGCTGGCCGGCTGCGCCACCATCAATACGCTGATGGCCGCCGTGCCGCGTATTATCTACGGCATGGCGCTGGACGGCGCGCTGCCCCGCTTCCTGACCTGGCTGCATCCGCGCTTTAAGACGCCGGTGATCGCCATTGCCATCGGGGTGGCGATCCCCTGCCTGCATGCCTGGTATCTGAACGGCGATCTGGACCGCATCGTGCCGCTGATCCTCGCCGCGGTCTGCGCCTGGGGCGTCGCCTATCTGCTGGTCACGCTGTCGGTGGTGATGCTGCGTATCCGCCGCCCGGACCTGCCTCGTGCCTACCGCTCGCCATGGTTCCCGCTGCCGCAGATTATCTCCAGCGTCGGGATCATCATCGCTATCGTCAATATCACGCCGCCGGGGATGGACAGCCGCCAGGTACTGGTGCCGTTCGGCATTATGCTCGGCCTGACCGCCGCCTACGCCCTGTTCTGGACGGTGTGTGTGCAGCGCGTCAATCCGTTCAAGCCGCTGGTAGTGGAAGAGGTGGTTGAGCGCGCCATCAGCAATTATGAAAAGCAGACCCGCGGGGAGATGACGCCAGATGTCCTCCGTCCCCTGGTTTGA
- a CDS encoding DUF3156 family protein, producing the protein MSSVPWFETPLMNAVQRDLAGWPCEKLSERSALLRLNDATAVTFSVRQKRLFMASIHSCEFVVEGRVTRPVRGNIRGHQSGWWKRQPIRFIGSKESAELAGYLNGFPNLQQTLSELDYRRFSLTFDDSGWRCCIEPWAASEVVCKMPPLRRYLKLEAQQRMLLLSVLAMINQAISQWMRGEIAEEKALTSPPSPRGS; encoded by the coding sequence ATGTCCTCCGTCCCCTGGTTTGAAACGCCGTTAATGAACGCGGTGCAGCGCGATCTGGCGGGATGGCCCTGCGAAAAGCTCAGCGAACGCAGCGCGCTGCTGCGCTTGAACGACGCCACCGCCGTCACCTTCAGCGTGCGTCAGAAGCGGCTATTTATGGCCAGCATTCACAGCTGCGAGTTTGTCGTCGAGGGGCGGGTGACCCGGCCCGTGCGCGGTAACATTCGCGGCCATCAATCCGGCTGGTGGAAACGCCAGCCGATCCGCTTTATCGGCAGTAAAGAGAGCGCGGAACTCGCCGGCTATCTCAACGGTTTTCCTAATCTCCAGCAGACCTTAAGCGAGCTGGACTACCGCCGCTTTTCGTTGACCTTTGACGATAGCGGCTGGCGCTGCTGCATTGAACCCTGGGCCGCCAGCGAAGTGGTCTGTAAAATGCCGCCGCTGCGCCGTTATCTGAAGCTCGAAGCGCAGCAGCGGATGCTGCTGCTCAGCGTACTGGCGATGATTAATCAGGCGATAAGTCAGTGGATGCGCGGTGAAATCGCAGAAGAGAAAGCATTGACTTCCCCGCCATCACCGCGGGGAAGCTGA
- a CDS encoding class II histone deacetylase, with the protein MKRKTGFFFDERCFWHSTGLHAVTLPVGGWVQPPAGGGHAESPETKRRMKNLMDVSGLTPQLALRSAAPASLEDLRRIHPDSYLERFKAISDNGGGMLGKEAPLGPGSYEIACLSAGLACAAVEAVLKGELDNAYSLSRPPGHHCLPDQSMGFCFLANIPIAVERAKARLGLGKVAIIDWDVHHGNGTQHIYLQRDDVLTISLHQDGCFPPGYAGEDDRGVGAGEGYNINIPLLAGAGDDSWRYALETIVLPALVRFEPELIIIACGYDANAMDPLARMQLHSDSFRAMTEQVQQAADRLCGGKLVMVHEGGYAESYVPFCGLAVMEALSGIRTEVQDPLLEFIQQQQPRTEFAQFQRQALDRLAQQFGLL; encoded by the coding sequence GTGAAAAGAAAAACCGGTTTCTTCTTTGATGAACGTTGTTTCTGGCACAGTACCGGCCTGCACGCGGTGACGCTGCCGGTGGGTGGCTGGGTGCAGCCGCCCGCCGGCGGCGGCCATGCCGAATCGCCGGAGACCAAGCGGCGGATGAAAAACCTGATGGATGTCTCCGGGCTGACGCCGCAGCTGGCGCTGCGCAGCGCGGCGCCGGCGAGCCTTGAGGACCTGCGGCGGATCCACCCCGACAGCTATCTGGAGCGCTTTAAGGCGATAAGCGATAACGGCGGCGGCATGCTTGGCAAAGAGGCGCCGCTGGGGCCGGGCAGTTATGAAATCGCCTGTCTTTCCGCCGGACTGGCCTGTGCGGCGGTGGAAGCGGTGCTGAAGGGGGAGCTGGATAACGCCTATTCGCTGTCGCGCCCGCCCGGACACCACTGTCTGCCGGATCAGTCGATGGGATTTTGTTTCCTCGCCAATATTCCCATTGCCGTCGAGCGGGCGAAAGCGCGGCTGGGGCTGGGCAAGGTGGCGATCATTGACTGGGATGTTCACCACGGCAACGGCACCCAGCATATCTACCTGCAGCGCGACGACGTACTGACTATCTCCTTGCATCAGGATGGTTGCTTCCCGCCGGGCTACGCCGGCGAAGACGATCGCGGCGTGGGCGCGGGCGAAGGTTACAACATTAATATTCCGCTGCTGGCCGGGGCGGGCGACGACAGCTGGCGCTATGCGCTGGAAACTATCGTTCTTCCGGCGCTGGTGCGCTTTGAGCCGGAGCTGATTATTATCGCCTGCGGCTATGACGCCAACGCCATGGATCCATTAGCGCGGATGCAGCTGCACAGCGATAGCTTCCGGGCGATGACTGAACAGGTCCAGCAGGCGGCGGATCGCCTGTGCGGCGGGAAACTGGTGATGGTGCACGAGGGCGGCTACGCCGAATCCTACGTGCCGTTCTGCGGCCTGGCGGTGATGGAAGCCCTGAGCGGCATCCGCACCGAGGTCCAGGATCCGCTGCTGGAATTTATTCAACAGCAGCAGCCGCGGACGGAGTTTGCGCAGTTCCAGAGGCAGGCTCTCGATCGGCTGGCGCAACAGTTTGGTCTGCTATAA